The proteins below come from a single Oncorhynchus gorbuscha isolate QuinsamMale2020 ecotype Even-year linkage group LG12, OgorEven_v1.0, whole genome shotgun sequence genomic window:
- the psmc6 gene encoding 26S proteasome regulatory subunit 10B: MADTREKGLQDYRKRLLEHKEIDGRLKELREQLKEQTKQYEKSENDLKALQSVGQIVGEVLKQLTEEKFIVKATNGPRYVVGCRRQLDKSQLKPGTRVALDMTTLTIMRYLPREVDPLVYNMSHEDPGSISYSEIGGLAEQIRELREVIELPLTNPELFLRVGIIPPKGCLLYGPPGTGKTLLARAVASQMDCNFLKVVSSSIVDKYIGESARLIREMFNYARDHQPCIIFMDEIDAIGGRRFSEGTSADREIQRTLMELLNQMDGFDTLHRVKMIMATNRPDTLDPALLRPGRLDRKIHIELPNEQARLDILKIHSGPITKHGEIDYEAIVKLSDGFNGADLRNVCTEAGMFAIRTDHEYVTQEDFMKAVRKVADSKKLESKLDYKPI; this comes from the exons ATGGCTGACACCAGAGAAAAGGGACTTCAAGATTACAGGAAAAGATTACTTGAACATAAAGAGATTGACGGACGTTTAAAAGAGT TGAGGGAACAGCTCAAGGAACAGACAAAACAATATGAAAAATCTGAAAATGACCTGAAAGCCTTACAAAGTGTTGGTCAG ATTGTGGGTGAAGTGCTCAAACAGCTGACAGAGGAGAAAT TCATTGTCAAGGCAACCAATGGACCCCGCTATGTTGTTGGCTGCCGCAGACAA CTGGATAAATCACAGCTCAAACCAGGCACTAGAGTGGCCCTGGACATGACCACCCTCACCATTATGAG GTATCTGCCCAGAGAAGTCGACCCCCTGGTGTACAACATGTCCCATGAAGACCCTGGCAGTATCTCCTACTCAGAGATCGGTGGCTTGGCCGAGCAGATCCGTGAACTGAGAGAG GTGATTGAGCTGCCCCTGACCAACCCTGAGCTTTTCCTGAGGGTGGGGATTATCCCTCCAAAGGGCTGCCTGCTCTACGGACCTCCAG GCACGGGAAAGACCCTTCTGGCAAGAGCTGTAGCCAGTCAGATGGACTGTAACTTCCTCAAG GTTGTGTCCAGCTCCATTGTGGATAAGTACATTGGAGAGAGCGCCAGGCTCATCAGGGAGATGTTCAACTATGCCAGGGACCACCAGCCCTGCATCATCTTCATGGACGAGATCGACGCCATCG GTGGCCGAAGGTTCTCAGAGGGCACGTCAGCTGACAGAGAGATCCAGAGGACCCTGATGGAG CTGCTGAACCAAATGGACGGCTTTGACACCCTGCACAGAGTCAAGATGATCATGGCCACCAACCGGCCTGACACCCTGGACCCTGCACTGCTGCGTCCCGGCAGACTGGACCGCAAGATCC ACATTGAGCTGCCCAATGAACAGGCCCGCTTGGACATCCTGAAGATCCATTCTGGCCCCATCACCAAACATGGagaaatag ATTACGAAGCGATCGTGAAGCTTTCAGATGGCTTCAACGGAGCCGATTTGAGAAACGTGTGCACTGAAGCAG GTATGTTTGCGATCCGTACCGATCACGAGTACGTCACTCAAGAGGATTTCATGAAGGCGGTTCGCAAGGTTGCCGACTCAAAGAAGCTTGAATCCAAACTGGACTACAAGCCCATATAA
- the cgrrf1 gene encoding cell growth regulator with RING finger domain protein 1 codes for MAAVFLITLYEYSPLFYITVISLCFVVTAAMVLGWFGFDVPVILRSSDETESVVPVPEKRMVQVTNPFALEMGSSGVASVTEGVSLLPCCLEPCVLSCYWGCGVHALQGALQSHQHGPSKLTTPHLFQEALHFQYHHCQSFHISGEDREEHYTKMPADLGITDFGLLPRERYPIVAVLTLAKSEARDTYNIVASVTVVHVPDDKYSLSARILFQYLLTAQGNMYELKPLFMSAETKGLLEATDPDHSTEAPPETQKREPGKEMPGMEDEEDWSEEGKGKDCVVCQNAPVNRVLLPCRHACVCDGCVHRFQHCPICRAFVLESFALFQQTHMEEVEEE; via the exons atggcaGCGGTGTTTCTAATTACGTTGTATGAATATTCTCCATTATTTTACATTACTGTCATATCGTTATGTTTCGTTGTTACCGCCGCCATGGTCCTCGGCTG GTTTGGTTTCGATGTCCCAGTGATTCTCCGCAGCTCTGATGAGACTGAGTCAGTCGTGCCTGTCCCAGAGAAGAGGATGGTTCAGGTGACCAACCCCTTTGCCCTAGAGATGGGTTCCTCTGGGGTGGCCTCTGTGACTG AGGGTGTGTCCCTGCTTCCATGCTGCCTGGAGCCTTGTGTGCTGAGTTGTTACTGGGGTTGTGGTGTCCATGCCCTACAGGGGGCGCTACAGTCGCACCAACACGGCCCCAGTAAGCTCACCACGCCACATCTGTTCCAGGAAGCTCTGCACTTCCAGTACCATCACTGCCAAAGCTTCCA TATcagtggagaggacagagaggagcatTATACCAAGATGCCAGCCGATCTGGGGATCACTGATTTCGGGCTTTTGCCACGGGAACGCTACCCCATAGTGGCTGTCCTCACACTGGCCAAATCTGAAGCAAGGGACACTTACAACATT GTCGCCAGCGTCACAGTGGTTCACGTTCCAGATGACAAATACAGCCTGTCGGCACGGATCCTGTTTCAATATCTCCTCACGGCACAAGGGAACATGTATGAATTGAAG CCACTATTTATGTCAGCCGAGACCAAGGGGTTGTTGGAGGCGACTGACCCCGACCATAGCACAGAGGCACCACCAGAAACACAGAAAAGAGAACCTGGAAAGGAGATGCCAGGAATGGAAGATGAAGAGGATTGGTCAGAGGAGGGAAAAGGCAAAGACTGTGTGGTGTGTCAGAATGCACCTGTTAACCGCGTCCTGCTGCCCTGCAGGcacgcctgtgtgtgtgacggctGTGTCCATCGCTTCCAACACTGCCCCATATGCAGAGCTTTCGTATTAGAGTCCTTTGCCCTGTTCCAGCAGACCCAtatggaggaggtagaggaagaatGA
- the LOC123990921 gene encoding phospholipase DDHD1-like, whose amino-acid sequence MSNFKDIKPTTRRLSSDNNSVSSNDWDMANDVFVSCYEEPMGETIHGEMDSVQSGLEMHLPPLLLGDHRLSQDGMILGLVEETYSGYHSLPDSGTGYLDITNDLKYTESDGSVTTKKRNRSNSSRHRGEVVTELGPEEVRWFYKEDKKTWKPFVGHDSLKIEVIYRKLCELNPCKVKCRNHATEPENPSGSATGSEDQPEDVAEGGAVQADPATGEGEGEGEGGYETDDIDLDSISVNVEAVCVRGGLYEVDVKEKECYPVYWNQQDRIPVMRGQWFIDGTWLPLEEDESDLIELEHLARFRGHQMREIYETATEVVTTTVDSKDCKVDGLNAIHSLKLSRSHVDWHSVDEVYLYSDATTSKIARTVTQRLGFSKAGSSGTRLHRGYVEEAAPEDTPPETTHIVFVVHGIGQKMDEGRIIRNTSMMRDAARKMEEKHFSDRSTEHVEFLPVEWRSKLCLDGDTVDSITPDKVRGLRDMLNSSAMDIMYYTSPLYRDEITRGLTQELNRLYTLFCMRNPEFEESGKVSIVSHSLGCVITFDIMTGWDPVRFHHEELSPDPKEMQECWSSYQEHHLQEELRLTRLRLRDLENQFAGLQSPSSEGSSSALKFKVENFFCMGSPLAVFLALRGIRPGNNVTQDHILPKSICQRLFNVFHPTDPVAYRLEPLILKNYSNISPVQIHWYNTSSPTPYDQIRPTLLNPALKESASVSDTESLPSPCTSPPQARRHYGESITNLGKASIMGAASLGKGIGGIFFSRFSRSSGHVGGVEEEPSDSEAGVLEVDNAVSGEEGVAAELVEKLAVVEETREIEHSMSRSTSAILDNTTLELERRIDFELREGMVESRYWSAVTSHTAYWCSHDVALFLLTFMYRQEYPTQLSEDNSELS is encoded by the exons ATGAGCAATTTTAAGGACATTAAGCCGACTACCCGTCGACTGAGCTCGGATAATAATTCCGTGAGCAGCAATGACTGGGATATGGCCAATGATGTGTTTGTGTCCTGCTACGAGGAACCGATGGGAGAGACTATACACGGGGAGATGGACTCGGTCCAGTCCGGCTTGGAAATGCACTTGCCTCCGCTGTTGCTAGGCGATCACCGTTTATCTCAAGACGGCATGATATTGGGCCTAGTGGAGGAAACTTACTCGGGCTATCACTCTCTCCCCGACTCAGGGACAGGCTATTTGGACATCACAAACGACCTGAAGTACACCGAAAGTGATGGGAGTGTGACTACAAAGAAGCGGAACCGCTCCAACAGTTCCAGACACCGCGGGGAGGTCGTCACCGAGCTGGGACCTGAGGAAGTGCGATGGTTCTACAAAGAGGACAAGAAAACCTGGAAGCCATTTGTTGGACACGACTCTTTGAAAATTGAAGTAATTTACCGCAAATTATGTGAACTAAACCCCTGCAAGGTGAAATGTCGCAATCATGCCACCGAACCAGAGAACCCCAGTGGGTCAGCCACGGGGTCCGAGGACCAACCGGAGGATGTGGCGGAGGGGGGAGCTGTTCAGGCGGATCCGGCAACAGGAGAAGGGGAAGGTGAAGGGGAGGGAGGATACGAGACGGATGACATCGACCTGGATTCCATAAGTGTCAACGTTGAGGCTGTTTGCGTCAGAGGGGGTCTCTATGAAGTGGATGTCAAAGAGAAAGAATGTTACCCTGTCTACTGGAACC AGCAGGACCGTATTCCTGTGATGAGGGGCCAGTGGTTCATCGACGGCACGTGGCTTCCTCTGGAGGAGGACGAGAGTGACCTCATCGAGCTGGAGCACCTGGCCCGTTTTCGTGGCCACCAGATGAGGGAGATCTACGAGACTGCCACCGAGGTGGTGACCACCACAGTGGACAGCAAGGACTGTAAAGTGGATGGACTCAATG CGATCCACAGTTTGAAACTGAGCCGAAGCCATGTGGACTGGCACAGTGTGGACGAGGTGTATCTCTACAGTGATGCCACCACCTCCAAGATCGCACGCACTGTCACCCAGAGACTGGGCTTCTCCAAAG CTGGCAGTAGTGGGACGCGTCTCCATCGGGGCTATGTGGAGGAGGCAGCGCCCGAAGACACACCGCCCGAAACAACACACATTGTCTTTGTGGTGCATGGGATTGGCCAGAAGATGGATGAGGGCCGCATCATCAGGAACACAAGCAT GATGAGGGATGCTGCtaggaagatggaggagaagcaTTTCTCCGATCGTTCCACAGAGCATGTGGAGTTCCTTCCTGTGGAGTGGAGGTCCAAACTGTGCCTGGATGGAG ACACCGTGGACTCCATCACTCCAGACAAAGTTCGAGGACTCAGAGACATGCTCAACAGCAGCGCTATGGACATCATGTACTACACCAGCCCTCTGTACAGAGACGAG ATCACTAGGGGTCTAACTCAGGAGCTGAATCGTCTATACACACTCTTCTGCATGCGGAACCCCGAGTTTGAGGAGAGTGGCAAGGTGTCCATCGTGTCCCACTCCCTGGGTTGTGTCATAACCTTCGACATCATGACAGGCTGGGACCCCGTACGCTTCCATCATGAAGAACTATCGCCGGACCCAAAAGAGATGCAAGAGTGCTGGTCAAGCTATCAGGAACATCACCTACAAGAGGAGCTGAGACTCACACGACTCAG GTTACGGGATTTGGAAAATCAGTTTGCTGGTTTGCAATCCCCATCATCTGAAGGCTCTTCTTCAGCCTTGAAATTTAAG GTGGAGAACTTCTTTTGCATGGGTTCTCCCCTGGCCGTGTTCTTGGCGTTGCGAGGGATCCGACCGGGGAACAACGTGACCCAGGATCACATCTTACCCAAATCCATCTGCCAACGTCTCTTCAACGTCTTTCATCCTACCGACCCTGTG GCGTACCGATTGGAGCCCCTAATCTTAAAGAACTACAGTAACATTTCACCTGTCCAAATACACTG GTATAACACAAGTAGTCCGACTCCGTACGACCAGATCCGTCCCACGCTTCTCAACCCTGCACTGAAGGAAAGTGCATCTGTCTCGGACACAGAGAGCCTCCCTAGCCCCTGTACCTCCCCCCCTCAGGCCCGAAGACACTACGGAGAGTCCATTACGAACTTGGGGAAAGCCAGTATTATgg GCGCGGCAAGTCTCGGCAAAGGCATCGGCGGGATCTTCTTCTCCCGCTTCTCGCGCTCAAGTGGTCACGTGGGCGGCGTGGAGGAGGAGCCTTCTGACTCGGAGGCCGGGGTCTTGGAGGTGGATAATGCCGTGTCCGGGGAGGAGGGCGTGGCTGCCGAGTTAGTGGAGAAGTTAGCGGTAGTCGAGGAGACGAGAGAAATAGAGCACTCCATGTCTCGTTCCACCTCGGCTATCCTGGACAACACCACAT TGGAGTTGGAGAGGCGTATTGACTTTGAACTGCGAGAGGGCATGGTGGAGAGCCGCTATTGGTCGGCGGTGACCTCTCACACTGCCTATTGGTGTTCACACGACGTGGCACTGTTTCTTCTCACTTTCATGTACAGACAGGAGTATCCCACTCAGCTCTCTGAGGATAACTCAGAGTTATCCTAA